A genomic segment from Paraconexibacter algicola encodes:
- a CDS encoding AMP-dependent synthetase/ligase, translating to MEASTPVENTGSATIADLIGLAAEQFADRPLVRYKTGGEWRDVTFAEVGAITSEIGRGLIDLGIAPGDRVAILATTRPDWTYADLAISSAGAVVVPIYPTNSPQECEWVVGNSEAVAVVCEDADQVAKITAVRDRLPALRHVIVVDPAGDVGDAIPVADLRERGRARGEAELRERAAAVRPEDPFTFIYTSGTTGPPKGCVLSHGNYRAILDMCEQVDVLHEGDVTYLFLPLAHSFALLIQLLSIDLGSTIAYFGGDPKAIVGELQEVQPSYLPSVPRIFEKIYTLVTSQGDPALIQAATKLGVKVRELEAAGVPIPDELRGPFEQAEERLFRNVRAAFGGNVRQAVTGAAPIAKDILEFFFACGVPVMEGYGMTETATASTISTIEHHRFGTVGRALPGVELRIADDGEVLVRGANIFQGYYKNDDASFGTIVDGWLHTGDLGRLDDDGYLTIVGRKKDIIITAGGKNLTPANLENDMKQSRWVSQAMMHGDRRAYPSMLITLDEEEIVPWATAAGIEDTSIAALAAHPEVHALIQAELDKANAKYAQVEQVKRFFILEHDLSQETGELTPTLKVKRNVVNEKYADRFDALYAG from the coding sequence ATGGAGGCGTCCACCCCCGTCGAGAACACCGGGTCCGCGACGATCGCGGACCTCATCGGCCTCGCCGCCGAGCAGTTCGCCGACCGCCCGCTCGTCCGCTACAAGACCGGCGGCGAGTGGCGCGACGTCACGTTCGCCGAGGTCGGCGCGATCACCAGCGAGATCGGGCGCGGACTCATCGACCTGGGCATCGCCCCCGGCGACCGCGTGGCGATCCTCGCCACGACCCGCCCCGACTGGACCTACGCCGACCTCGCCATCTCGAGCGCCGGCGCGGTCGTCGTCCCGATCTACCCGACCAACTCGCCGCAGGAGTGCGAGTGGGTCGTCGGCAACTCCGAGGCCGTCGCCGTCGTCTGCGAGGACGCGGACCAGGTCGCGAAGATCACCGCCGTCCGCGACCGGCTGCCCGCGCTGCGGCACGTCATCGTCGTCGACCCCGCCGGGGACGTCGGCGACGCGATCCCGGTCGCCGACCTGCGCGAGCGCGGCCGCGCGCGCGGCGAGGCGGAGCTGCGCGAGCGCGCCGCCGCCGTACGCCCCGAGGACCCGTTCACGTTCATCTACACGTCGGGCACCACCGGGCCGCCGAAGGGCTGCGTGCTCAGCCACGGCAACTACCGCGCGATCCTCGACATGTGCGAGCAGGTCGACGTGCTGCACGAGGGCGACGTCACGTACCTGTTCCTGCCGCTGGCGCACTCGTTCGCGCTGCTGATCCAGCTGCTGAGCATCGACCTCGGCTCGACGATCGCGTACTTCGGCGGCGACCCCAAGGCGATCGTCGGGGAGCTCCAGGAGGTCCAGCCCAGCTACCTGCCGTCGGTCCCCCGGATCTTCGAGAAGATCTACACGCTCGTCACCTCGCAGGGCGACCCGGCGCTGATCCAGGCCGCCACGAAGCTCGGCGTCAAGGTCCGGGAGCTCGAGGCGGCCGGCGTGCCGATCCCCGACGAGCTGCGCGGCCCGTTCGAGCAGGCGGAGGAGCGCCTGTTCCGCAACGTGCGCGCCGCGTTCGGTGGCAACGTCCGCCAGGCGGTCACCGGCGCCGCCCCGATCGCGAAGGACATCCTCGAGTTCTTCTTCGCCTGCGGCGTCCCGGTCATGGAGGGCTACGGCATGACCGAGACGGCCACCGCGTCGACGATCTCCACGATCGAGCACCACCGGTTCGGCACGGTCGGCCGGGCGCTGCCGGGCGTCGAGCTGCGGATCGCCGACGACGGCGAGGTGCTCGTGCGCGGCGCGAACATCTTCCAGGGCTACTACAAGAACGACGACGCGTCGTTCGGGACGATCGTCGACGGCTGGCTGCACACCGGCGACCTCGGCCGGCTCGACGACGACGGCTACCTCACGATCGTCGGCCGCAAGAAGGACATCATCATCACCGCGGGCGGCAAGAACCTCACGCCCGCGAACCTCGAGAACGACATGAAGCAGAGCCGCTGGGTCTCGCAGGCGATGATGCACGGCGACCGTCGCGCGTACCCGTCGATGCTCATCACGCTCGACGAGGAGGAGATCGTCCCCTGGGCCACCGCGGCCGGGATCGAGGACACGAGCATCGCCGCGCTCGCCGCCCACCCCGAGGTCCACGCGCTGATCCAGGCGGAGCTCGACAAGGCCAACGCGAAGTACGCGCAGGTCGAGCAGGTCAAGCGCTTCTTCATCCTCGAGCACGACCTCTCGCAGGAGACCGGCGAGCTGACCCCGACGCTCAAGGTCAAGCGCAACGTCGTCAACGAGAAGTACGCCGACCGGTTCGACGCCCTGTATGCCGGCTGA
- a CDS encoding class I SAM-dependent methyltransferase, with amino-acid sequence MSPERTAAPGADYWRARARALGERAVISTDHPDGAALDDVTARHRAHVLPALAAELDGTERTVLDLGCGTGRLTADLAAAVGGRAIGVDPVPELLALAPASAATEFRTLEVGEPLPLADDEVDVVFTLTVLGGLLHDDELDATAGEIRRVLRPGGLLLLAESVSDLPRVEHWVPRSADDYAQAFPWADLRVAARFDDAGDPIAVLAGR; translated from the coding sequence GTGAGCCCCGAGCGGACCGCGGCGCCCGGCGCCGACTACTGGCGGGCCCGTGCCCGCGCGCTCGGGGAGCGCGCCGTCATCTCGACCGACCACCCGGACGGCGCGGCGCTCGACGACGTGACCGCCCGGCACCGCGCCCACGTGCTCCCGGCGCTCGCCGCCGAGCTCGACGGCACCGAGCGGACCGTCCTGGACCTCGGCTGCGGCACCGGCCGGCTGACGGCCGACCTCGCCGCCGCGGTCGGCGGCCGCGCGATCGGCGTCGACCCGGTGCCCGAGCTGCTGGCGCTCGCCCCCGCGTCGGCGGCCACGGAGTTCCGCACGCTGGAGGTCGGCGAGCCCCTGCCGCTGGCCGACGACGAGGTCGACGTCGTGTTCACCCTCACCGTGCTGGGCGGGCTGCTCCACGACGACGAGCTCGACGCCACCGCCGGTGAGATCCGCCGGGTGTTGCGCCCGGGCGGGCTGCTCCTGCTCGCCGAGTCGGTGTCCGACCTGCCGCGCGTCGAGCACTGGGTGCCGCGCTCGGCCGACGACTACGCGCAGGCGTTCCCCTGGGCGGACCTGCGCGTGGCGGCCCGCTTCGACGACGCCGGCGACCCGATCGCGGTGCTGGCCGGGCGCTGA
- a CDS encoding Nif3-like dinuclear metal center hexameric protein encodes MALLDDLLADLDTLLDAPGFPDYAPNGLQVPGRGTVATVVTGVSAGLELLERAVALDADLVLVHHGLFWHGAPLALDRPAARRLRLLLEREISLAAYHLPLDAHLELGNNALLARGIGCERWEAFGVHKGRTIGVAGTFPGDGITREELVSRVRGVCHDREPLVFDAGPERVRRVGIVSGAGSDHLHEAVAAGLDAFVTGEPAERAMLAARENAITFVAAGHYATETHGVRALGDHLAARHGVTHHFVDIWNPI; translated from the coding sequence ATGGCGCTTCTGGACGACCTGCTCGCCGATCTCGACACGCTGCTGGACGCGCCGGGGTTCCCGGACTACGCGCCCAACGGCCTGCAGGTCCCCGGCCGGGGGACGGTCGCGACGGTCGTCACCGGCGTGTCCGCCGGTCTCGAGCTGCTCGAGCGGGCGGTCGCCCTCGACGCCGACCTCGTGCTCGTGCACCACGGCCTGTTCTGGCACGGCGCGCCGCTGGCGCTCGACCGGCCCGCCGCGCGTCGCCTGCGGCTCCTGCTCGAGCGCGAGATCTCGCTCGCGGCCTACCACCTGCCGCTCGACGCGCACCTCGAGCTCGGCAACAACGCCCTGCTCGCGCGCGGGATCGGCTGCGAGCGCTGGGAGGCGTTCGGCGTCCACAAGGGCCGCACGATCGGCGTGGCCGGCACGTTCCCCGGGGACGGGATCACCCGCGAGGAGCTCGTCTCCCGCGTGCGCGGCGTCTGCCACGACCGCGAGCCGCTGGTGTTCGACGCGGGCCCGGAGCGCGTGCGCCGCGTCGGCATCGTCTCGGGGGCGGGGAGCGACCACCTGCACGAGGCGGTCGCGGCGGGCCTCGACGCGTTCGTCACCGGCGAGCCCGCCGAGCGGGCGATGCTCGCCGCGCGCGAGAACGCGATCACGTTCGTCGCCGCCGGCCACTACGCGACCGAGACCCACGGGGTCCGCGCGCTCGGCGACCACCTCGCCGCCCGGCACGGCGTCACGCACCACTTCGTGGACATCTGGAACCCGATCTGA
- a CDS encoding pyridoxal phosphate-dependent aminotransferase, translated as MGIRDYYRQFEAVPAEEVNRGLREEAQERRRSALSRVEPLDLSVTTWPEYPPSRVVDAITYAARRGLHRYQERQGGELRGELAHALGLEPERVVVGDGSAQLMTAAAHALLAPGDELVTPWPGYPLHPIVARAAQGVAVPVPGFSVDALLRAVNERTRIVALANPNDPTGELLRRGELARLLTALPERVVVVLDEALRDYVTAEERDAALHLTAEHPRLLVFRTFSKAWGLAGLRCGYAVGGPDAAALLEQLEPSLGLGDLAVAGVLEAVRHHAGLPAQRAAVITAQRARLLEAVAGLPLTVTPSQANVLWIGARGHGGGDLAEHLQRAGIAVRSGGPLGDPARIRLTVPHRPQDVERVARALETAVA; from the coding sequence GTGGGCATCCGCGACTACTACCGGCAGTTCGAGGCGGTCCCCGCCGAGGAGGTCAACCGCGGCCTGCGCGAGGAGGCGCAGGAGCGCCGGCGCAGCGCGCTCTCGCGCGTCGAGCCGCTGGACCTCTCGGTCACCACCTGGCCGGAGTACCCGCCCTCCCGCGTGGTCGACGCGATCACCTACGCGGCGCGCCGCGGCCTGCACCGCTACCAGGAGCGCCAGGGCGGCGAGCTGCGCGGGGAGCTCGCCCACGCGCTGGGGCTGGAGCCCGAACGCGTCGTCGTCGGGGACGGGTCCGCGCAGCTGATGACCGCCGCCGCGCACGCGCTGCTGGCCCCCGGGGACGAGCTCGTCACGCCGTGGCCCGGCTACCCGCTGCACCCGATCGTCGCCCGGGCGGCGCAGGGCGTCGCGGTCCCGGTCCCGGGGTTCTCGGTCGACGCGCTGCTGCGCGCGGTCAACGAGCGCACCCGGATCGTCGCGCTGGCCAACCCCAACGACCCGACCGGGGAGCTGCTGCGCCGCGGCGAGCTCGCGCGGCTCCTGACCGCGCTGCCCGAGCGGGTCGTCGTCGTGCTCGACGAGGCGCTGCGCGACTACGTCACCGCCGAGGAGCGCGACGCCGCGCTGCACCTCACCGCCGAGCACCCCCGGCTGCTGGTGTTCCGCACGTTCTCCAAGGCGTGGGGCCTGGCGGGCCTGCGCTGCGGCTACGCGGTCGGCGGCCCGGACGCCGCCGCGCTGCTGGAGCAGCTCGAGCCGTCGCTCGGGCTCGGCGACCTCGCCGTCGCCGGGGTGCTCGAGGCCGTCCGCCACCACGCGGGCCTGCCCGCCCAGCGCGCCGCCGTCATCACCGCGCAGCGCGCCCGGCTGCTCGAGGCGGTCGCCGGGCTGCCGCTGACGGTCACCCCGTCGCAGGCCAACGTGCTGTGGATCGGCGCGCGCGGGCACGGCGGCGGCGACCTCGCCGAGCACCTGCAGCGCGCGGGCATCGCGGTCCGCAGCGGCGGCCCGCTCGGGGACCCCGCACGGATCCGGCTGACCGTGCCGCACCGCCCGCAGGACGTCGAGCGCGTCGCGCGCGCCCTCGAGACCGCGGTCGCCTGA
- a CDS encoding fibronectin type III domain-containing protein — translation MTSRRPLLRTLAAVVLLLTGLAATVALAAGPPAATTGAATAVGQTSAQVAGTVNPAGVATTYAFEYGTTTGYGTSTSARDAGNGTVDLAVEADLTGLTAGTTYHYRLRATNADGTTVGEDRTFTTDAATPPRPVASTSGASSVTASSARVSASVNPGGARTSVVFEYGTSTAYGSRTAAIDAGTDSAARTISATLSGLAPRRTYNYRVRATNAGGETVGANRTFTTPAPPQAGLSTGSVTDLTPTSAVLNGRVDPNGRRTTAYVEWGTSTRFGRRTPSVDLGSGDGAVPVAIAVPGLTPAVRHYVRFVVTSDGGTRRGATKSFTTPVVPAVASLQLSPDPVTWGSSARVIGTVSGTGTAGARVTLVGTAYPFRDPFARVGELTASATGAFTFTVNPQRTTRYRVRTTIAGRAVESRTVRLSVRPRVGIRVQRRRGGRVRFSGNVAPRGNATVSLQKITRSGRAVTVRRTRTVPAGPRSRYAVTIRAPRTTSRYRIRVVPTTRTLVRGESRVLRVAGR, via the coding sequence GTGACCTCCCGCCGTCCGCTCCTGCGCACCCTCGCCGCCGTCGTCCTGCTGCTGACGGGCCTCGCCGCCACCGTCGCCCTCGCGGCCGGCCCACCGGCGGCCACGACCGGCGCGGCCACCGCGGTCGGCCAGACCTCCGCGCAGGTCGCGGGCACGGTCAACCCCGCGGGGGTCGCGACGACCTACGCGTTCGAGTACGGCACCACGACCGGCTACGGCACCAGCACGAGCGCGCGCGACGCCGGCAACGGCACGGTGGACCTCGCGGTCGAGGCCGACCTGACGGGCCTGACGGCGGGGACGACCTACCACTACCGGCTGCGCGCGACCAACGCCGACGGCACGACGGTCGGCGAGGACCGGACCTTCACGACCGACGCCGCGACCCCGCCGCGGCCGGTGGCCAGCACCTCCGGGGCGTCGTCGGTCACCGCCTCCTCCGCGCGGGTCTCCGCGTCGGTGAACCCGGGCGGCGCCCGCACCTCGGTGGTGTTCGAGTACGGCACCAGCACTGCGTACGGCTCGCGGACCGCGGCGATCGACGCGGGGACCGACTCGGCGGCGCGGACGATCTCCGCCACGCTGTCCGGGCTCGCCCCGCGGCGCACCTACAACTACCGGGTCCGCGCGACGAACGCGGGCGGCGAGACGGTCGGCGCCAACCGCACCTTCACGACGCCCGCTCCTCCGCAGGCGGGCCTGTCGACCGGCAGCGTCACCGACCTGACCCCCACGAGCGCCGTGCTCAACGGGCGCGTGGACCCCAACGGCCGCCGCACGACCGCGTACGTGGAATGGGGCACGAGCACCCGCTTCGGGCGCCGCACCCCGTCGGTGGACCTCGGCAGCGGGGACGGCGCCGTCCCGGTCGCGATCGCCGTGCCGGGCCTCACGCCGGCGGTCCGGCACTACGTGCGGTTCGTGGTGACCAGCGACGGCGGCACGCGGCGCGGGGCCACGAAGTCGTTCACCACCCCCGTGGTCCCGGCGGTCGCGAGCCTGCAGCTGTCGCCCGACCCGGTGACGTGGGGCTCGAGCGCCCGGGTGATCGGCACGGTCAGCGGCACCGGGACGGCCGGCGCGCGCGTCACGCTCGTCGGCACCGCGTACCCGTTCCGCGACCCGTTCGCCCGCGTCGGGGAGCTCACCGCGTCCGCCACCGGCGCCTTCACCTTCACCGTGAACCCGCAGCGCACGACCCGCTACCGGGTCCGCACCACGATCGCGGGACGGGCGGTCGAGAGCCGCACGGTGCGCCTGAGCGTCCGCCCGCGGGTCGGCATCCGCGTCCAGCGGCGGCGCGGCGGTCGCGTGCGGTTCTCGGGCAACGTCGCGCCGCGCGGCAACGCCACCGTGTCGCTGCAGAAGATCACCCGGTCGGGCCGGGCGGTCACGGTCCGGCGGACGCGGACCGTGCCGGCGGGGCCCCGCTCCCGCTACGCCGTGACGATCCGCGCGCCGCGCACGACGAGCCGCTACCGGATCCGGGTGGTGCCGACGACGCGCACGCTCGTGCGGGGCGAGTCGCGGGTGCTGCGCGTCGCCGGACGCTAG
- a CDS encoding phytanoyl-CoA dioxygenase family protein: MDSRILSAEHARESGVDRPWEQTNEDWWDWYLSLADARDGAPTELVAVDPPDAVALPTLDELREELATPYELGSEAVERFERDGYVKLRDVLSPGALAAGRAEVLRLAAAGDGPGRSGFLSMDLMWRSGSEVLELFALSPRIGRIAADLLQVAEVRLYHDNVLSKEPGCGRTPWHFDAHHFPIASRDVVTSWVPLQAIPAPMGPLAFAAGKDVWKTAEAVDFSSTDDSYDRGVAEAFRAADVQVDDSPFALGEISFHHSWCFHYARPNATTQPRMVHASTYFADGARLVDEPTMVSGDWQRFMPGARPGAVIDTPLNPIVSR, translated from the coding sequence GTGGACAGCCGCATCCTGAGCGCCGAGCACGCCCGCGAGTCCGGGGTCGACCGGCCCTGGGAGCAGACCAACGAGGACTGGTGGGACTGGTACCTCTCGCTCGCCGACGCGCGCGACGGGGCGCCGACCGAGCTCGTCGCGGTCGACCCGCCGGACGCCGTCGCCCTGCCGACGCTCGACGAGCTCCGGGAGGAGCTCGCCACCCCGTACGAGCTCGGGTCCGAGGCCGTGGAGCGGTTCGAGCGCGACGGCTACGTCAAGCTCCGCGACGTGCTCTCGCCCGGCGCCCTCGCCGCCGGCCGCGCCGAGGTGCTGCGACTGGCCGCCGCCGGGGACGGTCCCGGCCGGTCCGGCTTCCTCAGCATGGACCTGATGTGGCGCAGCGGCTCGGAGGTCCTCGAGCTGTTCGCGCTGTCGCCGCGGATCGGTCGCATCGCCGCCGACCTCCTGCAGGTCGCGGAGGTGCGGCTCTACCACGACAACGTGCTCTCCAAGGAGCCCGGCTGCGGCCGCACCCCCTGGCACTTCGACGCCCACCACTTCCCGATCGCCAGCCGCGACGTGGTGACCAGCTGGGTGCCGCTCCAGGCGATCCCCGCCCCGATGGGCCCGCTGGCGTTCGCCGCCGGCAAGGACGTCTGGAAGACCGCCGAGGCCGTCGACTTCTCCTCCACCGACGACTCCTACGACCGCGGCGTCGCCGAGGCGTTCCGCGCGGCGGACGTGCAGGTCGACGACTCGCCGTTCGCGCTGGGCGAGATCTCCTTCCACCACTCGTGGTGCTTCCACTACGCCCGGCCCAACGCGACGACGCAGCCGCGGATGGTCCACGCCTCGACGTACTTCGCCGACGGCGCCCGGCTGGTGGACGAGCCGACCATGGTCTCGGGCGACTGGCAGCGCTTCATGCCCGGCGCCCGGCCCGGCGCGGTCATCGACACGCCGCTGAACCCGATCGTCTCCCGGTGA
- the ligA gene encoding NAD-dependent DNA ligase LigA, with amino-acid sequence MTADATTRARVAELRAQVDHHARRYHEDDDPEIGDDAYDALVEELRALEAAHPELAADDSPARRVGGAPVARLGKVEHLQPMLSLANVRDAQELRDWVGRMRNHLAREGLADVPFRYVCEPKVDGLAISLLYRDGTLERAATRGNGEIGEDVTHNVRAIAEVPMTLGPDAPPLVEVRGEIYMRVSDFTALNERRAAAGRSTFMNPRNSAAGTIRQLDPALAAERPLSLWAYGIGARDGLPHGGHEQDLDWLRSHGFPVNGDVVALDDEDAVIARCAWWQERRGALDFEIDGVVVKLDDHEQRRRLGAVGRDPRWAVAWKFPPSTAVTRLQRVIWNVGKYGDLHPFAVLEPVAVSGVTVKLATLHNEEDLARKDVRPGDDVIVLRAGDVIPQVVSPAPHVVERPDRAAPPRPPDACPSCGTAIVKPGAFSRCPNRACPARQWQLLKHFASQGAMDVDGLGERQVAQLQEAGLVASAADFYRLDVAALTALDGVGPVSAQRLVDAIAASRERPFSRVLYAIGIEGVGAVTGRNLAQRFRTIDALLHADPDAIAQTPGIGPVVAALIHEQLADPQMRALVADLRALGLVFEQAGAAPGEGTLDGRTVVLTGTLPTLTREEAAERILAAGGRVTSSVSGRTDALAAGDGAGAAKLEKAQRLGIPVIDEPTLLAVLAGDAPLPGRGGADDPPG; translated from the coding sequence GTGACCGCGGACGCGACGACCCGCGCGCGCGTGGCGGAGCTGCGCGCACAGGTCGACCACCACGCGCGGCGCTACCACGAGGACGACGACCCCGAGATCGGCGACGACGCCTACGACGCGCTCGTCGAGGAGCTCCGGGCGCTCGAGGCCGCCCATCCCGAGCTGGCGGCCGACGACTCGCCCGCCCGTCGCGTCGGCGGTGCGCCGGTCGCGCGGCTCGGGAAGGTCGAGCACCTGCAGCCGATGCTCTCGCTCGCCAACGTCCGCGACGCGCAGGAGCTGCGCGACTGGGTCGGGCGGATGCGCAACCACCTCGCGCGCGAGGGGCTCGCCGACGTCCCGTTCCGCTACGTCTGCGAGCCGAAGGTCGACGGCCTCGCGATCTCGCTGCTCTACCGCGACGGGACGCTCGAGCGCGCGGCCACGCGCGGCAACGGGGAGATCGGGGAGGACGTGACCCACAACGTCCGCGCGATCGCCGAGGTGCCCATGACGCTCGGACCGGACGCCCCGCCGCTCGTCGAGGTCCGCGGCGAGATCTACATGCGCGTCTCGGACTTCACCGCGCTCAACGAGCGCCGTGCCGCCGCCGGCCGCTCGACGTTCATGAACCCCCGCAACAGCGCGGCGGGCACGATCCGCCAGCTCGACCCGGCGCTCGCCGCCGAGCGGCCGCTGTCGCTGTGGGCCTACGGGATCGGCGCGCGCGACGGCCTCCCGCACGGCGGGCACGAGCAGGACCTCGACTGGCTGCGCTCCCACGGCTTCCCGGTGAACGGCGACGTCGTCGCGCTCGACGACGAGGACGCGGTGATCGCCCGCTGCGCCTGGTGGCAGGAGCGCCGCGGCGCGCTCGACTTCGAGATCGACGGGGTCGTCGTCAAGCTCGACGACCACGAGCAGCGGCGGCGCCTCGGCGCCGTCGGCCGCGACCCGCGCTGGGCGGTCGCCTGGAAGTTCCCGCCGAGCACGGCGGTCACGCGGCTGCAGCGGGTGATCTGGAACGTCGGCAAGTACGGGGACCTCCATCCGTTCGCGGTGCTGGAGCCGGTGGCGGTGAGCGGCGTGACCGTGAAGCTCGCCACGCTCCACAACGAGGAGGACCTCGCGCGCAAGGACGTGCGGCCCGGCGACGACGTCATCGTGCTGCGGGCCGGCGACGTGATCCCGCAGGTCGTCTCGCCCGCCCCGCACGTCGTGGAACGGCCCGACCGGGCGGCGCCTCCCCGACCGCCCGACGCCTGCCCGTCGTGCGGCACCGCGATCGTCAAGCCGGGCGCGTTCTCGCGCTGCCCCAACCGCGCCTGCCCGGCCCGGCAGTGGCAGCTGCTCAAGCACTTCGCCTCGCAGGGCGCCATGGACGTCGACGGGCTGGGGGAGCGGCAGGTCGCCCAGCTCCAGGAGGCCGGGCTCGTCGCGTCCGCCGCCGACTTCTACCGCCTCGACGTCGCCGCGCTGACGGCCCTCGACGGCGTCGGCCCGGTCAGCGCCCAGCGGCTCGTCGACGCGATCGCCGCATCCCGCGAGCGCCCGTTCTCCCGCGTCCTCTACGCCATCGGGATCGAGGGCGTCGGGGCGGTCACCGGACGCAACCTCGCGCAGCGGTTCCGCACGATCGACGCGTTGCTTCACGCCGACCCGGACGCGATCGCGCAGACCCCGGGGATCGGCCCGGTCGTCGCCGCGCTCATCCACGAGCAGCTCGCCGACCCGCAGATGCGCGCGCTCGTCGCCGACCTGCGGGCGCTCGGCCTGGTGTTCGAGCAGGCGGGCGCCGCGCCGGGGGAGGGGACCCTCGACGGCCGCACGGTCGTGCTCACCGGCACGCTGCCGACGCTCACCCGCGAGGAGGCGGCCGAGCGGATCCTCGCCGCCGGCGGGCGCGTCACCTCGTCGGTGTCGGGGCGCACCGACGCCCTCGCGGCCGGGGACGGGGCGGGCGCCGCCAAGCTCGAGAAGGCGCAGCGGCTCGGGATCCCGGTGATCGACGAGCCGACGCTGCTGGCGGTCCTCGCCGGGGACGCGCCGCTGCCCGGGCGCGGCGGGGCCGACGACCCGCCGGGCTAG
- the dacB gene encoding D-alanyl-D-alanine carboxypeptidase/D-alanyl-D-alanine endopeptidase codes for MQTLPRADVDLAAPLATVDSPPMAQLAATTNQPSDNFYAEMLVKGLGARFGTAGTTAAGIAVMRTTLRGIGVRPTAMVDGSGLSRADKASPRQLVTLLQAMDRQPADVRTAWRTSLPVIGRSGTLAGRMRGTAAEGRCSAKTGTLRGVSALSGFCTTTGGRSVYFSLLENAVDALAAKRIEDRMVPKIASLDG; via the coding sequence GTGCAGACCCTCCCCCGGGCCGACGTCGACCTCGCCGCGCCGCTGGCCACGGTCGACTCCCCGCCGATGGCGCAGCTGGCCGCCACGACGAACCAGCCGTCGGACAACTTCTACGCCGAGATGCTCGTGAAGGGCCTCGGGGCCCGCTTCGGGACCGCGGGCACGACCGCCGCGGGCATCGCGGTGATGCGCACGACGCTGCGCGGGATCGGGGTGCGGCCGACCGCGATGGTCGACGGCTCGGGCCTCTCGCGCGCCGACAAGGCCTCCCCGCGCCAACTCGTGACGCTGCTGCAGGCGATGGACCGCCAGCCGGCCGACGTGCGGACCGCGTGGCGGACCTCGCTGCCGGTGATCGGCCGCAGCGGCACCCTCGCCGGGCGCATGCGCGGGACGGCGGCCGAGGGCCGTTGCAGCGCGAAGACGGGCACGCTGCGGGGCGTCAGCGCGCTGAGCGGCTTCTGCACGACCACCGGGGGCCGCAGCGTGTACTTCTCGCTGCTGGAGAACGCGGTCGACGCGCTGGCCGCCAAGCGCATCGAGGACCGCATGGTCCCGAAGATCGCCTCGCTGGACGGCTGA
- a CDS encoding class I SAM-dependent methyltransferase: MDLSSLPADRSDDDDTAARSLAHWSEAGRSEMEAFYAFASLDYELLARALPWDATLTAVRDRRSLGAGTPLRLLDVACGSGKFPAALLAGPRLRDHLEAGIDYALLDPSAFSIAEAAGVLAPPFVRGAAYETTLEDLDPSAGPWDVVWATHALYALRPDRLQQAADRFVAAIAPGGLGFLAQGAGGGHYLRVYEAFLRGVRGSGTPYLGGEQVADALERAGAARDLRVHRHHLHYEHRVPLDDLGLLEGYLQRCLFDDTLGLDEMLVAPQLGTYLAGCRDEQAGVYRFAQDVLCATVLPEGVPSPWTAAS; the protein is encoded by the coding sequence ATGGACCTGTCCTCCCTGCCTGCCGACCGGTCCGACGACGACGACACCGCCGCCCGCAGCCTCGCCCACTGGAGCGAGGCCGGTCGCAGCGAGATGGAGGCGTTCTACGCCTTCGCCTCGCTCGACTACGAGCTGCTGGCCCGCGCCCTGCCCTGGGACGCGACGCTCACCGCCGTCCGCGACCGTCGGTCGCTCGGCGCCGGCACGCCGCTGCGGCTGCTGGACGTCGCCTGCGGCTCCGGGAAGTTCCCCGCCGCGCTGCTGGCCGGACCGCGGCTGCGCGACCACCTCGAGGCGGGCATCGACTACGCCCTGCTGGACCCGAGCGCGTTCTCCATCGCCGAGGCGGCCGGCGTGCTGGCCCCGCCGTTCGTCCGCGGGGCCGCGTACGAGACGACCCTCGAGGACCTCGACCCGTCCGCGGGCCCGTGGGACGTCGTCTGGGCCACGCACGCCCTGTACGCGCTGCGTCCCGACCGGCTGCAGCAGGCGGCCGATCGGTTCGTCGCGGCGATCGCGCCGGGCGGCCTCGGGTTCCTCGCCCAGGGCGCCGGCGGTGGGCACTACCTGCGCGTCTACGAGGCGTTTCTGCGCGGCGTCCGCGGCAGCGGCACGCCCTACCTCGGCGGTGAGCAGGTGGCCGACGCGCTCGAGCGCGCAGGCGCCGCGCGCGACCTGCGGGTCCACCGTCACCACCTCCACTACGAGCACCGCGTCCCGCTCGACGACCTCGGGCTGCTCGAGGGATACCTGCAGCGCTGCCTCTTCGACGACACGCTCGGCCTCGACGAGATGCTCGTCGCCCCGCAGCTGGGCACCTACCTCGCCGGCTGCCGCGACGAGCAGGCCGGCGTCTACCGCTTCGCACAGGACGTCCTGTGCGCCACCGTCCTCCCCGAAGGAGTCCCGTCACCGTGGACAGCCGCATCCTGA